From Alteromonas sp. RKMC-009, one genomic window encodes:
- a CDS encoding alginate lyase family protein — protein sequence MVKPQFLHTRSPACLSRLFLLGVLVFLSSLCTAQTFTHPSIGASQLQLTNLKEQQCDERQPAFEQLTTSEYATLTRQHHAYEIVYVEAYTGNKYEAAFRGDAHAARALALMWVATSDTRYLDKAKTILTEWAYTFRDLEVTKGKDDQAYLEAAWALPIWLGAADIIKNYNNGAANWKPANQLQFNKFAKTLGSYASKAYRENNWGATSVLSEIALAVYLEDNDRFAEAVKLYKRNLADVSTASGSLKADYLRDTWHPQYTLISWMQTAEIAWHNGTNLYALSFENKEPRLLKVLEHFAKMFNGEVPSPKGLKRGRYKNSHLKSAGYQIAYNHYFSRQHLDKRDFSYIKAYNDWYPGRFSEHFMSWDALTHLTCTASNRSN from the coding sequence ATGGTTAAACCACAATTTCTACATACGCGCTCCCCAGCTTGTTTGTCTCGCTTATTTTTATTGGGTGTTTTAGTTTTTCTGTCCTCGCTATGCACGGCCCAGACCTTTACTCACCCGAGTATCGGTGCCAGTCAGCTACAGTTAACAAACCTTAAAGAGCAACAGTGTGATGAAAGACAACCCGCATTCGAGCAGTTAACCACAAGCGAATACGCCACCCTAACTCGTCAGCACCATGCCTATGAAATTGTATATGTAGAAGCTTACACAGGGAATAAGTATGAAGCAGCGTTTCGCGGAGATGCTCATGCGGCCAGAGCACTCGCACTTATGTGGGTAGCGACTTCAGACACACGGTACCTTGATAAAGCCAAAACTATTTTAACGGAGTGGGCATATACTTTCCGGGATTTAGAAGTGACAAAAGGAAAAGACGATCAGGCTTACCTTGAGGCGGCTTGGGCGCTCCCCATATGGCTGGGTGCAGCAGACATTATTAAAAATTACAATAACGGCGCAGCCAATTGGAAACCAGCCAATCAATTGCAATTTAATAAGTTTGCTAAAACGCTTGGAAGCTATGCATCAAAAGCTTATAGAGAAAATAACTGGGGAGCCACATCAGTGTTAAGTGAAATAGCTCTGGCAGTCTATTTAGAAGATAATGATAGATTCGCGGAGGCTGTTAAATTGTATAAACGTAACCTTGCCGACGTCAGTACCGCATCAGGTAGCCTGAAGGCTGATTATCTTCGCGATACATGGCATCCCCAGTATACGCTTATCTCATGGATGCAAACCGCTGAGATAGCCTGGCACAACGGCACTAACCTATACGCACTTTCTTTTGAAAACAAAGAGCCGCGGTTACTCAAGGTACTTGAGCACTTTGCAAAAATGTTTAATGGTGAGGTACCATCCCCCAAAGGGCTCAAAAGGGGGCGATATAAGAATAGCCACCTTAAGAGCGCAGGATACCAGATCGCTTACAACCACTACTTTAGTCGTCAACATCTAGATAAACGCGACTTTAGTTACATTAAGGCTTACAACGACTGGTACCCCGGCAGATTTAGCGAACATTTCATGTCTTGGGATGCATTAACGCATTTGACATGTACAGCATCAAACAGAAGTAATTAA
- a CDS encoding glycosyltransferase family 2 protein: MAVKQLTLQIKEYIQSKAAMRSLLKLMRDSGKFDREYYLSTYPDVMQDPTWARKPELHYLKYGASELRNPAPWFETQFYLQQNPDVQEHNINPFVHYILHGAMEGRKPNPKQQKRYLDNSVDKIRYSIVNHLWGGYSKPALRDLEAIYTNEQKDNDLRYFAAWQAARWYYFVDDYKTSLSLGELIDSLGEEYRLGKVAVMNKAYCLMHLGQTEAARKTLQEFLDKKPDDADMLLSISNVQTTEEERLTKINAAFSSHGYASIERIDPSKPLSFANIQASAPKIESEKKVSVIIPTYMTEDRLGIAIQSLLNQSWQNLEIIVVDDCSPDGTYAVAQKFAEQDSRVIPVRQEKNGGAYRARNTGLKLATGDFITTHDGDDWSHPQKIAAQMDFLERNPNVKGVCTHWTRALDNLHFSHNWRLNPRLIHWSHSSFLFRREIVDDVGFWDSVVVGGDTEFIWRIQAKYRRWSVKNIISAVPMAFALDDDGSLTRTKSTHVKTIHNGLRHIYRSGCEWWHKNTSDYYVDDSEKRPFNTAQTMVTRGDTDLDCDVLFIADFSESKDNDVIYEKIKQALSNRRKVGIYHWPVYGEFRENFDARYFNLLMSDLTHPVVYGMNVKANQVIASSPQLFEEELENVASITTSEFTLLSESHTGVEREALESRIESIFSVKPEVELVEQHNV, translated from the coding sequence ATGGCGGTAAAGCAACTAACACTGCAGATTAAAGAATATATTCAAAGCAAAGCAGCTATGCGCTCCCTTCTCAAATTGATGAGAGATAGTGGAAAATTTGATAGAGAATACTATCTTTCGACGTATCCGGATGTCATGCAGGATCCCACCTGGGCGCGAAAGCCTGAATTGCACTACTTGAAATATGGAGCAAGCGAACTGCGTAATCCTGCGCCATGGTTTGAAACCCAGTTTTACCTGCAACAAAACCCCGATGTTCAGGAACATAATATTAATCCATTTGTTCATTATATATTACATGGTGCTATGGAAGGGCGAAAGCCCAATCCAAAACAACAAAAAAGATATTTGGACAACTCAGTAGATAAAATTAGGTATAGCATTGTAAACCATCTCTGGGGCGGTTATTCAAAGCCGGCTTTGAGAGATCTGGAGGCTATCTACACCAATGAGCAAAAAGATAATGATCTTCGCTATTTTGCTGCATGGCAGGCGGCGCGGTGGTATTACTTTGTCGACGACTATAAAACGTCACTCTCTTTGGGAGAGTTAATCGATTCATTGGGGGAAGAATATCGTCTCGGCAAAGTGGCTGTAATGAATAAAGCTTATTGTCTGATGCATTTGGGACAAACAGAAGCTGCACGGAAGACATTGCAGGAATTCTTGGATAAAAAGCCGGATGATGCCGATATGCTATTGTCTATATCCAATGTGCAGACAACGGAAGAAGAGCGTCTTACTAAAATTAATGCGGCATTTTCCAGTCATGGATATGCCTCTATTGAGCGGATAGATCCGAGCAAGCCACTTTCGTTTGCGAATATCCAGGCATCAGCGCCGAAAATTGAGTCGGAAAAGAAAGTAAGTGTCATTATACCCACGTACATGACGGAAGATAGGTTGGGGATTGCCATTCAGTCACTGCTAAATCAGAGTTGGCAAAATCTTGAAATCATCGTTGTTGATGATTGTAGCCCCGATGGCACGTATGCAGTCGCACAAAAATTCGCCGAGCAAGATAGCAGAGTGATTCCTGTCAGACAGGAAAAAAACGGTGGTGCTTATCGGGCACGCAATACTGGCCTTAAGCTAGCAACTGGAGATTTTATTACCACGCATGATGGTGATGACTGGTCGCATCCTCAGAAAATCGCGGCTCAAATGGATTTCCTTGAAAGAAATCCCAATGTGAAGGGGGTGTGTACTCACTGGACGCGTGCCTTAGATAATCTTCACTTTAGTCATAACTGGCGCCTCAATCCTCGATTAATCCACTGGAGTCACTCATCATTTTTATTCCGCAGGGAAATTGTAGATGACGTGGGTTTCTGGGATTCTGTTGTTGTAGGAGGGGATACTGAGTTCATCTGGCGAATACAGGCAAAATACCGTAGATGGTCAGTAAAAAACATAATCAGCGCTGTACCAATGGCGTTTGCTTTGGATGATGATGGATCTTTGACTCGCACGAAGTCCACCCATGTGAAAACGATTCATAATGGTCTGCGCCACATCTATCGGAGTGGTTGTGAATGGTGGCATAAAAACACCAGTGACTACTATGTTGATGATTCGGAAAAAAGACCGTTTAATACTGCCCAGACAATGGTTACTAGAGGTGATACTGACTTAGATTGTGACGTTCTGTTTATCGCTGATTTTTCCGAATCAAAAGACAATGATGTGATTTATGAGAAGATTAAACAAGCTCTCAGCAATAGGAGGAAGGTCGGAATATACCATTGGCCGGTTTACGGAGAATTCAGAGAGAACTTTGATGCTCGGTACTTCAATTTGCTAATGTCCGATTTAACACACCCTGTAGTTTACGGAATGAATGTTAAAGCAAACCAGGTTATTGCTTCTTCCCCTCAGCTTTTCGAAGAAGAATTGGAAAATGTTGCCTCGATAACAACGAGCGAATTCACACTCCTTTCTGAAAGCCACACGGGAGTGGAACGTGAGGCATTGGAAAGTCGTATTGAGTCAATTTTCTCAGTGAAACCTGAAGTAGAATTGGTTGAGCAGCACAATGTCTAA
- a CDS encoding glycosyltransferase produces MSNSNRKIFVVIRYSILSKTKAWKISDTKDREKYKQILFSEARMDTKFLFFKELVLPSLAQNESRVKNAEVVVLLYTSTQLPDKQRNKLKELCSPYNFMNIRYITEDDNFHECVRRDLHASLSQATGNSVYATVRLDDDDALGKDFLLNVEKYVSNEFSERIITFPCGFESLYEPREKTILKTIEIDYPKVAVGLTKIHKFDNEKTGASATFSIYDAGNHTKVDKSHVVVQERGTRPYYLKLAYAEQDTAEKGFVRRSENAPIVEYERLVAEFPVISGLLS; encoded by the coding sequence ATGTCTAACAGTAATCGAAAAATTTTTGTAGTGATACGCTATTCCATTCTGTCAAAAACGAAAGCATGGAAAATTTCAGATACAAAGGATAGGGAAAAATATAAGCAAATCTTGTTCTCTGAAGCACGTATGGATACTAAGTTTCTGTTTTTCAAGGAACTTGTTCTGCCATCGTTGGCACAGAACGAGTCTCGTGTTAAAAACGCTGAAGTGGTAGTGCTGCTTTATACTTCCACGCAACTTCCTGATAAACAACGGAATAAGTTGAAGGAATTGTGTTCACCTTACAATTTCATGAATATCAGATACATTACCGAAGATGATAACTTTCATGAATGTGTGAGAAGGGATTTGCATGCTAGCTTATCGCAAGCAACGGGTAATAGTGTGTATGCTACTGTCAGGTTGGACGATGATGATGCACTTGGTAAAGATTTTCTGCTGAACGTTGAGAAGTATGTTTCTAATGAATTCTCGGAGCGAATTATTACATTTCCTTGCGGATTCGAGAGCTTATACGAGCCACGTGAGAAGACAATTTTAAAAACCATTGAAATTGACTACCCAAAGGTCGCAGTCGGTCTGACTAAGATCCATAAATTCGATAACGAAAAAACTGGTGCCTCAGCAACATTCAGCATTTATGACGCTGGAAACCATACTAAGGTCGATAAGTCGCATGTGGTCGTGCAGGAAAGGGGGACTCGGCCGTACTATCTGAAGTTGGCCTATGCCGAACAGGATACGGCTGAAAAAGGGTTTGTAAGGCGGAGTGAAAATGCGCCTATAGTTGAATACGAAAGGCTTGTGGCGGAATTCCCAGTTATTTCAGGCTTGCTCAGTTAA
- a CDS encoding glycosyltransferase: MSDSPSQELLALIDSEWYLNTYPDIAAAGIDPANHYKNYGWKEGRWPCAMETVKLDNRLWAVSEPEEVLQRLNKIASNHNNFEQSLATWFICRWHASWGNWGATKEYAEDLLLDENLKLFIRHDGPYLLAFSAYFHCGDIENARRVLEHKGWLPSDNKLLAASMLKKGAEKLAVINHLFKRHNLIPLTVNQSATLDSLTANSEQSAITLNYFSPLVSVLIPCYNAENTLATALNSLLSQTYSKIEIIVVDDASTDNSKAVIEKFVKQDSRIKFIPLPENGGAYAARNAGLKLSKGQLITVHDADDWSHPQKIEKQVEAIRCYRKVKAAVSYWARTDPSLHFETWRMEQGWIYRNVSSLMFRRSVFRKLGYWDNVSVNADTEYWLRIQKKYGPAAISEVMPGVPLAFGRVDKGSLTQTSATHLRTQYSGIRKDYNDAAIEWHNRARRLYMPQRAVRKFVAPPLICRGSLEIRKANLKKALKTKDLFDPDWYIDAYPDIAAASVDPLTHFINHGIDEGRDPNPYLSVSGLAYIKGKSNFEAISLWASEPVDKTKLFSVTGDAKKQSGKKVLMVAHLAGNELFGAERSFLDCIKMLYQQNADITVILPSGINHRYIREIADSVSKIYFTPLPWWRRGRREIVEVTGQISSIITASKTSVVYVNTLTLWEPHLAARQSGVKSLMHVRELPNHDTDLCSRLNATPEQIRQHIDECADLVIANSGVTASFVNLKEKTTIVYNAIDTRQFRRTQDKSATSTLNVIMLSSNTIKKGIDDFFKIAEFVAKKHQDITFFLYGPETEALTARLESYSQKNVAYCGYATNPVDAYQNMDVILNLSHFQESFGRTVVEGMACSCVPIAYNWGALEEIIDLSAGYLAPFGDYQYVADRIITLQKNKAGLAKIQRMVRDIAVTRYGQEAISKQYLTALGQVSAPY, from the coding sequence ATGTCTGATAGTCCCTCTCAAGAACTACTCGCACTCATAGATTCAGAGTGGTATCTGAACACCTACCCTGATATTGCTGCTGCCGGCATCGACCCTGCCAACCATTATAAAAACTATGGTTGGAAAGAGGGGCGCTGGCCTTGCGCAATGGAAACGGTTAAGCTGGACAACCGATTGTGGGCCGTTTCCGAGCCTGAAGAGGTTCTTCAGCGCTTAAATAAGATAGCAAGTAACCATAACAACTTTGAGCAGAGTCTAGCTACCTGGTTTATTTGCAGATGGCATGCTAGCTGGGGCAACTGGGGGGCAACAAAAGAATATGCAGAGGATCTGCTTTTAGACGAAAACTTAAAATTGTTTATCCGCCATGACGGCCCATATTTGCTTGCATTTAGTGCCTACTTTCATTGTGGAGATATCGAGAATGCCAGGCGAGTTCTAGAGCATAAAGGCTGGTTACCATCCGATAATAAACTTCTGGCCGCATCTATGTTGAAAAAAGGTGCAGAGAAGCTGGCAGTCATCAATCATCTATTTAAGCGCCACAACTTAATTCCACTTACCGTAAACCAGTCTGCAACATTGGATTCATTAACGGCTAACTCCGAGCAATCTGCAATTACGCTAAACTATTTCAGCCCTTTAGTATCAGTACTCATTCCCTGCTACAACGCAGAGAATACGTTGGCGACGGCGTTAAATAGCCTATTAAGTCAGACCTACTCAAAGATCGAAATAATCGTTGTAGACGATGCATCTACAGATAACAGTAAAGCCGTTATCGAAAAGTTCGTTAAACAGGATTCAAGGATCAAATTTATTCCACTGCCTGAAAACGGAGGAGCCTATGCTGCCAGAAATGCAGGTCTTAAATTGTCGAAGGGCCAACTTATTACCGTTCATGATGCCGACGACTGGTCCCACCCACAAAAAATTGAAAAGCAGGTTGAAGCAATACGCTGCTACCGAAAGGTAAAAGCCGCCGTATCCTACTGGGCAAGAACCGATCCGTCACTGCATTTTGAAACATGGCGAATGGAACAAGGCTGGATTTACAGAAATGTATCCAGCCTTATGTTTCGTCGCTCAGTTTTCAGAAAACTTGGCTATTGGGATAATGTCTCGGTTAATGCAGACACTGAATATTGGCTGCGGATCCAGAAAAAGTACGGCCCGGCTGCGATCAGTGAAGTTATGCCCGGAGTTCCCCTTGCCTTCGGTCGAGTTGACAAGGGGTCACTGACTCAAACCAGCGCCACACACCTGCGTACTCAGTACTCAGGAATTAGAAAGGATTATAATGATGCGGCTATAGAATGGCATAACCGTGCAAGAAGACTCTATATGCCGCAGCGTGCCGTACGCAAGTTCGTTGCACCTCCATTGATTTGCCGAGGCTCCTTGGAAATACGAAAAGCCAATCTTAAAAAAGCGCTAAAGACTAAAGACTTATTCGACCCTGACTGGTATATAGACGCCTACCCTGACATCGCCGCAGCTAGTGTTGATCCTCTAACTCACTTCATTAATCACGGCATCGACGAAGGTCGCGATCCTAATCCCTACCTGAGTGTAAGTGGTCTCGCGTACATTAAAGGAAAATCAAACTTCGAAGCTATTTCATTGTGGGCATCAGAGCCTGTCGATAAGACTAAATTGTTTTCTGTAACTGGCGATGCTAAAAAACAAAGCGGTAAAAAAGTACTTATGGTTGCTCACCTGGCTGGTAACGAATTGTTTGGTGCCGAACGAAGCTTTCTTGATTGCATAAAAATGTTATATCAGCAGAATGCTGATATAACAGTTATATTACCCAGCGGCATTAACCATAGGTATATCAGAGAGATAGCTGACTCTGTCAGCAAAATCTATTTTACTCCACTCCCATGGTGGCGAAGGGGTAGAAGGGAAATCGTAGAAGTTACGGGTCAAATTAGCTCAATCATTACTGCCAGTAAAACATCCGTGGTTTATGTAAATACGCTCACACTCTGGGAACCTCATTTAGCAGCCAGACAATCTGGAGTGAAGTCATTGATGCATGTGAGGGAACTGCCTAATCACGATACGGATTTGTGTAGCCGACTAAATGCAACGCCAGAGCAAATCAGACAACATATTGACGAATGCGCTGACCTCGTTATCGCCAATTCCGGTGTCACTGCATCGTTTGTTAACCTGAAAGAAAAAACAACTATTGTTTACAACGCAATAGATACCAGGCAATTTCGAAGAACGCAGGATAAGTCTGCCACCTCTACCTTGAACGTTATTATGCTAAGCAGTAACACCATTAAAAAAGGTATCGACGACTTTTTTAAAATTGCTGAATTCGTTGCTAAAAAGCACCAAGACATCACTTTTTTTCTGTATGGGCCGGAAACTGAAGCCCTCACCGCTCGGCTCGAAAGTTACTCCCAGAAAAATGTAGCGTACTGTGGTTATGCTACTAATCCTGTTGATGCTTATCAGAATATGGATGTGATACTGAATCTATCGCACTTTCAGGAATCATTCGGCAGAACAGTCGTAGAAGGTATGGCTTGTAGCTGCGTACCCATTGCCTATAACTGGGGAGCGCTGGAAGAAATCATTGATCTATCAGCAGGTTATCTTGCTCCATTTGGTGATTATCAATATGTTGCAGACCGAATCATTACTCTACAAAAAAACAAAGCGGGGCTGGCAAAGATACAACGGATGGTTCGGGATATCGCAGTAACACGCTATGGACAAGAAGCAATATCAAAACAGTATCTCACTGCGCTTGGGCAAGTATCGGCTCCTTATTAA
- the rfbA gene encoding glucose-1-phosphate thymidylyltransferase RfbA produces the protein MRKGIILAGGSGTRLHPLTKVVSKQLMPVYDKPMIFYPLATLMMSGIRDILIITTPQEQARFIELIGDGSDLGINIQYAAQPSPDGLAQAFLIGEEFIGNDACTLILGDNIYYGHDLKVSLKNAYQQESGATVFGYHVNDPERYGVVDFDNDWNALSIEEKPAEPKSNYAVTGLYYYDNRVVDFAKEVKPSPRGELEITDLNNLYLQDGSLKVELMGRGSAWLDTGTLDSLLDAANFVAAIEKRQGLKVCCPEEVAYRMGFIDAAQLEKLAAPLKKSGYGDYLMKVISDRVKV, from the coding sequence GTGAGAAAAGGAATAATACTGGCCGGTGGCTCAGGCACACGCCTTCACCCGCTAACGAAAGTCGTCAGTAAGCAACTGATGCCGGTGTACGACAAGCCGATGATCTTCTATCCGCTGGCGACGCTGATGATGTCCGGTATTCGCGACATCCTCATTATCACCACGCCGCAGGAGCAGGCCCGGTTCATTGAACTGATTGGTGATGGTTCTGACCTCGGAATTAATATTCAGTATGCGGCACAACCTTCCCCGGACGGTCTGGCGCAAGCTTTCCTCATTGGTGAAGAGTTCATCGGGAATGATGCATGTACGCTTATCCTCGGTGATAATATTTATTACGGTCACGACCTGAAGGTGTCTCTTAAGAACGCATATCAGCAAGAGTCTGGCGCGACAGTCTTCGGTTACCACGTTAACGACCCTGAACGCTATGGAGTCGTAGATTTTGATAATGACTGGAATGCCCTGTCTATCGAAGAGAAGCCTGCTGAACCTAAATCTAACTATGCAGTTACTGGTTTGTATTACTACGATAACCGTGTAGTTGATTTTGCTAAAGAGGTAAAGCCATCTCCACGTGGCGAGCTGGAAATTACTGACCTCAATAACCTGTATCTCCAAGATGGTAGTCTGAAAGTAGAGCTTATGGGGCGTGGTTCTGCCTGGCTGGATACCGGCACGCTGGACAGCCTGCTTGATGCTGCCAACTTTGTGGCTGCAATCGAAAAACGTCAGGGCCTGAAAGTCTGTTGTCCTGAAGAAGTCGCTTACCGTATGGGCTTTATCGATGCGGCACAGCTTGAAAAGCTGGCAGCCCCGCTTAAGAAGAGTGGCTATGGCGATTATCTGATGAAAGTCATCAGCGACCGCGTTAAAGTGTAA
- the rfbC gene encoding dTDP-4-dehydrorhamnose 3,5-epimerase, with the protein MQVVTTDIPDVKIIEPRVFGDERGFFLETFRTDWFKQECADVDFVQDNHSKSKQGILRGLHYQLEQTQGKLVRVVSGEVFDVAVDMRKDSPTFGKWVGVMLSAENKRQLWVPAGFAHGFYVTSESAEFVYKCTDYYHPASEVSVKFDDPTIGIDWPLVNGEAPSLSAKDAEGQAFTDAPAF; encoded by the coding sequence ATGCAAGTAGTAACCACCGACATTCCGGATGTCAAAATCATTGAGCCCCGCGTCTTTGGTGATGAGCGTGGCTTTTTCCTCGAAACCTTCCGCACTGACTGGTTCAAACAGGAATGTGCCGATGTGGATTTCGTACAGGACAACCATTCAAAATCTAAGCAGGGCATTCTCCGTGGTCTGCATTATCAGCTGGAACAGACTCAGGGCAAGTTAGTCCGTGTGGTCAGCGGCGAAGTGTTCGACGTAGCGGTAGATATGCGTAAAGACTCGCCCACGTTTGGCAAATGGGTTGGCGTAATGTTGTCTGCTGAAAACAAACGTCAACTGTGGGTGCCGGCAGGTTTTGCGCACGGTTTTTATGTGACCAGTGAATCGGCAGAGTTCGTGTACAAGTGCACGGATTATTATCACCCGGCATCTGAAGTGTCGGTGAAATTTGATGACCCGACTATCGGTATTGACTGGCCGCTGGTAAACGGCGAAGCGCCGTCGCTGTCTGCAAAAGACGCGGAAGGCCAGGCCTTTACCGACGCACCGGCATTTTAA
- the rfbD gene encoding dTDP-4-dehydrorhamnose reductase — MSIVVIGKSGQLAYELQQAGGDNIVCLGRDDIDITDKAALADKLDSIKPEAVINASAYTAVDKAESEPEAAALINTQGVANLAEYCKVNSIFLVHVSTDYVFNGKKGSPYTVDDTIEPQGVYGQTKADGEKALLNTIPASSCLIRTAWVYSTHGNNFVKTMLRLMADKPQLTVIDDQIGSPTLASGLAQACLYAAQNKTAGIFHWTDEGVTSWYDFALAIQELAVEKGLLDNKIPVLPIPSSQYPTPAKRPHYSVLDKTLTRETFSSVQPAHWRAQLSAMLDALKSEQSNTQ, encoded by the coding sequence ATGTCAATTGTTGTAATAGGGAAATCCGGACAACTGGCTTACGAGCTTCAGCAGGCAGGCGGTGATAATATTGTTTGCCTGGGCCGTGATGATATCGACATTACCGATAAGGCCGCACTGGCAGATAAGCTGGACAGTATTAAACCGGAAGCTGTCATCAATGCTTCTGCGTATACCGCGGTAGATAAAGCGGAATCTGAACCGGAAGCGGCGGCGCTGATTAACACGCAGGGCGTGGCGAATCTTGCCGAGTACTGCAAAGTAAACAGCATTTTCCTGGTGCATGTGTCTACCGACTATGTATTTAACGGTAAGAAAGGCTCACCTTACACAGTAGATGACACCATCGAACCGCAGGGCGTATACGGACAAACGAAAGCTGACGGTGAAAAAGCGCTGCTCAATACCATTCCGGCTTCAAGCTGCTTAATCCGCACCGCCTGGGTGTACTCCACGCATGGCAATAACTTCGTGAAAACCATGCTGCGCCTGATGGCAGATAAGCCACAGCTGACTGTGATTGATGACCAGATTGGCTCGCCCACACTGGCAAGCGGACTGGCACAGGCCTGTTTGTATGCCGCACAAAACAAAACTGCAGGGATATTCCACTGGACCGACGAGGGCGTGACCAGCTGGTACGACTTTGCACTGGCCATTCAGGAACTGGCAGTCGAAAAAGGCCTGCTTGATAACAAAATTCCTGTACTGCCTATTCCGTCGTCACAATATCCCACACCGGCGAAGCGACCGCATTACAGTGTGCTGGATAAAACCCTGACCCGCGAAACCTTTTCTTCAGTGCAACCTGCCCACTGGCGTGCACAACTCTCCGCCATGCTGGATGCACTGAAATCAGAACAGAGCAACACACAATGA
- the rfbB gene encoding dTDP-glucose 4,6-dehydratase, whose translation MSKTILVTGGAGFIGSAVVRHLINDTDHTVINVDKLTYAGNLESLTTVSDSNRYFFEKVDICDADEVKRVFTTHQPDIVMHLAAESHVDRSIDGPGEFIQTNVVGTYTLLEQARAYWSQLEGDKKDGFKFHHISTDEVYGDLPHPDEVEEGTGLPLFTETTPYAPSSPYSASKASSDQLVRAWLRTYKLPTLVTNCSNNYGPYHFPEKLIPLVILNALAGKDLPVYGKGNQIRDWLYVEDHARALVVVALNGEIGETYNIGGHNEKQNIDVVKTICTILDDVKPKSTRYAEQITYVTDRPGHDMRYAIDASKIQKELGWTPQETFESGIRKTVEWYLNNEAWWKAVLDGSYQGERLGAGN comes from the coding sequence ATGAGCAAAACTATACTAGTCACCGGCGGTGCCGGCTTCATCGGTTCGGCGGTAGTCCGCCACCTGATTAACGATACTGACCATACGGTTATCAACGTAGATAAACTGACTTATGCCGGTAACCTGGAATCACTGACTACCGTGTCAGACAGCAACCGCTACTTCTTCGAGAAAGTCGATATCTGCGATGCCGACGAAGTAAAACGTGTATTCACGACACACCAGCCTGACATTGTCATGCACCTGGCAGCAGAATCCCACGTTGACCGCTCTATCGACGGCCCGGGTGAATTTATCCAGACTAATGTCGTCGGTACTTACACGTTGCTGGAGCAGGCACGCGCGTACTGGTCACAGCTGGAAGGCGATAAGAAAGACGGCTTTAAATTCCACCACATCTCCACCGATGAAGTGTACGGCGACCTGCCACATCCGGATGAAGTGGAAGAGGGCACCGGACTGCCACTGTTTACTGAAACAACGCCCTACGCGCCGAGCTCCCCCTATTCCGCGAGTAAAGCGTCTTCAGACCAGTTGGTCCGCGCCTGGCTGCGTACTTACAAGCTGCCCACGCTCGTGACCAACTGCTCGAATAACTACGGTCCGTATCACTTCCCGGAAAAACTTATTCCGCTGGTTATTCTGAATGCCCTGGCCGGAAAAGATTTACCTGTCTATGGTAAAGGCAATCAAATCCGTGACTGGCTGTATGTGGAAGACCATGCCCGCGCACTGGTTGTGGTCGCCCTGAACGGTGAAATCGGTGAAACCTATAACATTGGCGGCCATAATGAGAAACAGAATATCGACGTGGTAAAAACCATCTGCACCATTCTGGATGACGTGAAGCCAAAAAGTACCAGGTACGCAGAGCAAATCACTTACGTGACAGACCGTCCAGGCCACGATATGCGCTATGCCATCGATGCCTCCAAGATTCAGAAAGAACTGGGCTGGACCCCGCAGGAAACCTTCGAAAGCGGTATCCGTAAAACTGTCGAGTGGTACCTCAACAATGAAGCCTGGTGGAAAGCTGTGCTAGACGGTAGCTATCAGGGTGAGCGTCTTGGGGCCGGAAATTAA